In a genomic window of Allomeiothermus silvanus DSM 9946:
- a CDS encoding EVE domain-containing protein → MAYWLLKSEPDVYGIRDLERQKTTVWDGVRNYQARNFLRAMQVGDLVFFYHSSTAFPGIAGLCRVIETEVVDPTQFDPRSDYFDPQSRPDAPRWWTVRVQFVQAFANVLGLEVLRQHFSPDELWTLRRGNRLSVMPVKEAVARKILELAQT, encoded by the coding sequence ATGGCCTACTGGTTATTGAAATCCGAACCCGACGTATATGGCATCCGCGACCTCGAGCGCCAAAAGACCACCGTGTGGGATGGGGTGCGCAACTACCAAGCGCGAAACTTCCTGCGCGCGATGCAAGTAGGCGACCTGGTTTTTTTCTATCATTCCAGCACCGCCTTTCCGGGGATCGCCGGGCTGTGTCGGGTGATCGAGACCGAGGTGGTGGACCCCACCCAGTTCGACCCCAGATCCGACTACTTTGACCCCCAAAGCCGCCCCGACGCCCCCCGCTGGTGGACGGTACGGGTGCAGTTCGTACAGGCTTTTGCCAACGTGCTGGGGCTCGAGGTGTTGCGACAGCATTTCTCCCCGGATGAGCTTTGGACGCTGCGGCGAGGAAACCGGCTCTCGGTGATGCCGGTGAAGGAAGCCGTGGCGCGCAAAATCCTCGAGCTAGCCCAGACATAG
- a CDS encoding type II secretion system F family protein, translating to MPNYQYKARDKQGRMISAVIEADDVRTAARVLRDKGFYIAEIKEPGKGLQADVKIPGLDRGPGLKDLAIFSRQLATMLSAGLPIVQALAILEKQTEKKSFRAIIKDVRTEVEGGASFSEALARHPKLFNRLYMNLVRAGETSGNLDAILDRLSAFLEKDLELRGKIKSALTYPTIVFVFAIGVTYFLLTGIVPQFANILTSLNAQLPPLTRFLIAVSDFLKSSGIFLLALAVAGYFAYRAYYRTEQGRRVIDRVKLRMPVFGNLTKKSSLARFSRTFGILISSGVNIVESLDITKGTAGNAIVEDVLEETKVTIQAGEPVHSTLQAYPQVFPPMVSSMVAIGEETGALDTMLQKIGDFYEREVDEAVSSLTAAIEPVMIIFLGAIVGMIVAGMFLPLFQIIGTLSGNQ from the coding sequence ATGCCGAACTACCAATATAAAGCCCGCGACAAGCAAGGGCGGATGATCTCGGCGGTGATCGAAGCCGATGACGTGCGGACCGCGGCTCGGGTGCTGCGGGACAAGGGCTTTTACATCGCGGAAATCAAAGAACCCGGTAAGGGGCTCCAGGCCGATGTCAAGATCCCCGGGCTAGACCGCGGGCCGGGCCTCAAAGACCTTGCTATCTTCAGCCGTCAACTCGCCACCATGCTCTCGGCGGGCTTGCCTATCGTGCAAGCCTTGGCCATCCTGGAGAAGCAGACCGAAAAGAAATCTTTTCGGGCCATCATCAAGGATGTACGCACCGAGGTCGAGGGCGGAGCCTCCTTCAGCGAGGCCTTAGCTCGGCACCCCAAGCTCTTCAACCGCCTGTACATGAACCTGGTGCGGGCTGGGGAGACCTCGGGCAACTTGGACGCCATTTTGGATCGGCTTTCTGCTTTTTTGGAGAAAGACCTCGAGCTGCGGGGCAAGATCAAGTCGGCGCTTACCTACCCGACCATCGTGTTCGTGTTCGCCATCGGTGTGACCTATTTCTTGCTCACCGGGATCGTGCCGCAGTTCGCCAACATCCTTACCTCCCTCAATGCTCAGCTCCCCCCGCTTACCCGCTTCTTGATCGCGGTTTCGGATTTTCTGAAGTCAAGCGGAATTTTCCTGTTGGCGCTAGCCGTGGCCGGATATTTTGCCTACCGAGCCTATTACCGCACCGAGCAGGGGCGGCGGGTCATCGACCGGGTCAAGTTGCGGATGCCGGTCTTCGGTAACTTGACCAAGAAGAGTTCTCTGGCTCGCTTCTCCCGCACCTTCGGGATCCTGATCAGCAGCGGCGTGAACATCGTCGAGTCGCTGGATATCACCAAGGGAACTGCCGGAAACGCCATCGTAGAAGATGTGCTCGAGGAGACCAAGGTCACCATCCAAGCCGGTGAGCCGGTTCACTCGACGTTGCAGGCGTACCCTCAGGTGTTCCCGCCGATGGTGAGTTCGATGGTGGCCATCGGCGAGGAGACCGGAGCGCTCGATACCATGCTGCAAAAGATCGGCGACTTCTACGAGCGCGAGGTGGACGAGGCGGTCTCGAGCCTCACCGCCGCCATTGAGCCGGTGATGATCATCTTCTTGGGCGCGATCGTGGGGATGATTGTGGCGGGGATGTTCCTGCCGCTATTCCAGATCATCGGTACGCTGTCCGGGAACCAGTAA
- the scpB gene encoding SMC-Scp complex subunit ScpB: MHELHATLLALLFAAGKPLTLEDFAKLGHPEDTLLRSLESLAAKLSSGDTGVSLEYVARGWRLVVHPRHLAAVEQVLRPTPPKLSKAALEVLAIVAYHQPLTRAEIEALRGKSAEGVLDGLVERELVRVVGEKDAVGKPKLYGTTERFLITFGLQSLDDLPAMEEGPTLLLRS, translated from the coding sequence ATGCACGAGCTTCATGCCACCCTCCTGGCCCTGCTTTTCGCCGCGGGCAAGCCCTTGACCCTCGAGGACTTCGCCAAGCTGGGCCACCCCGAGGACACCTTGTTACGCTCGCTGGAGTCCTTGGCCGCCAAGCTCTCCAGTGGCGATACCGGGGTCAGCCTGGAGTATGTGGCCCGGGGCTGGCGGCTGGTGGTCCACCCCCGCCACCTCGCGGCAGTGGAGCAGGTGCTCCGCCCTACCCCCCCCAAGCTTTCCAAGGCCGCGCTCGAGGTCTTAGCCATCGTGGCCTATCACCAACCCCTGACCCGCGCCGAGATCGAAGCCTTGCGGGGCAAAAGTGCCGAAGGGGTGCTGGACGGGTTGGTCGAGCGCGAGCTGGTGCGGGTAGTAGGGGAAAAAGACGCGGTGGGCAAACCCAAGCTCTACGGAACTACCGAGCGCTTTTTGATAACCTTTGGGCTGCAAAGCCTAGACGATTTGCCCGCCATGGAAGAAGGGCCGACCTTGCTGCTGCGCAGTTAG
- a CDS encoding 2-phosphosulfolactate phosphatase yields the protein MRLRVDLSPKDHTYPDLVVVVDVFSGSVVSLLLSRGAREVWVAPSLRSARLLAEPGDVLLGEQEGIPPEGFHRGLSLKDLDSADMRGLRCIIHAPSLSKALAFQAPRTVLGQFRNTKALLAAIPRLAREEVALVCAAENPGDPQPAGPGEPSQANMLAAGFLAKRLEQTLPLTAIQGATLATHLLSAFPDPQEALFGSREGQHLHRMGRDEDIALASLIGFDPVVPLLQETRILEASRYGLSKDRTAYAFTALEGGDEA from the coding sequence GTGCGTTTACGGGTAGATCTAAGCCCCAAAGACCACACCTACCCCGACTTGGTCGTGGTGGTGGACGTTTTCTCCGGAAGCGTGGTGAGTCTGCTCTTATCTCGGGGAGCCCGCGAAGTCTGGGTAGCTCCCAGCCTCCGCTCAGCCCGCCTCCTGGCCGAGCCGGGGGACGTGTTGCTAGGTGAACAGGAAGGTATTCCGCCCGAAGGATTCCACCGCGGGCTGAGCTTGAAAGACTTGGATTCGGCTGATATGCGCGGGCTTCGGTGTATTATCCATGCCCCTTCCCTGAGCAAAGCCTTGGCTTTCCAGGCCCCGCGAACCGTTCTGGGACAATTCCGCAACACCAAGGCCCTGCTCGCCGCGATTCCTCGGCTGGCACGGGAGGAGGTGGCCCTCGTCTGCGCGGCGGAAAACCCTGGGGATCCCCAACCCGCCGGACCGGGCGAGCCCAGCCAAGCGAACATGCTAGCAGCGGGTTTTTTGGCTAAACGGCTCGAGCAGACCCTTCCGCTTACCGCCATCCAGGGAGCCACATTGGCCACCCACCTGCTCTCGGCTTTCCCTGACCCGCAAGAAGCGCTCTTCGGAAGCCGGGAGGGTCAGCACTTGCACCGCATGGGCCGCGACGAGGATATCGCCTTGGCCAGCCTGATCGGCTTCGATCCGGTAGTTCCGCTGCTGCAGGAAACCCGGATCCTGGAAGCTTCCCGTTACGGACTTTCCAAAGACCGCACAGCCTATGCTTTTACCGCGCTGGAGGGCGGCGATGAAGCCTGA